GCAgagagtaggggtgcctgggtggctcagttaagcacccaacttcggctcaggtcatgatctcatggttcatgagttcaaggcctgtgtcaggctctgtgctgacagcttggaggctgaagcctgctttagattctgtgtctccctttttctctgcccctcccctgctcacactctgtctctctttcaaaaataagtaaaacattaaaaaaaaaaaacttcctagaGAATAAAACAATGTCAATTATTTCTTTGCCACTAGAGACAGAAAAGTCTAAAATATAAAGATGTCATCTTAGTTAGGTATTTCTGGCTATAATTTTCTGATATAACACAAAAAATCCTCTGTTGCTCTgataattatttcaaagtttgAGGAAACATAATTCTGAAAGTTTCAAAGttactgtattcattttattacCAAAGCCTGTAGCACACAGTATATAGTATCCTTCCATTACAGAGCTGCATCTAAAGGCTGAAGACTTTCTAGCAAATCATTTATAAAGCATAAAATCTCTCTACTGTCTCGAATTAGCATTCAAACGTGTTTCTTCAATGTGGAAAATACAATCTCTATACATTTTGAAAACTATGCAGTAAGAAAAAATTACCTAGCTAGATATGTTCAAACTAACCTTTATTTTTCCATCAGTATGTGCTGAAGCTACAGATGTTGAAACACGGACCAATCTTGTGGCTgataaatgaattttgaaatgcCTATGGAAGTGTGAATAAAGGCAGTCCATGAATAAGTCAACTTCCTCCTGAGTAACTTCCCCAGGTGTTTTGTGGACGCTGTCCCACAAAGCTTTTGCATCCTCTGGATGTATGGCATAAGAAATGTCCAGACTTTGAGGGCTACACGGTACAGACCAAAGAAATTCAGTAGTAGCCATATATTGGTCCATTTTGCATGCAGTCCACATAGCAGCCATCCAGGAAAGATTAAACGCATTGATTGCTAAGGAACTGAAATGACAATCAAAAGTTTCCTGAAACCAGGTTCCAACTATGGCTGTATTCGTCTCTGCTCCATTTGCAAGAAATAAAGGTACACAGGTGAAATCTTCTGGAACAGTCTCCAGAAGACTGTCTCCAAATACACAGCAGAACCAACCAGTCCACAACACTTTTTGTCCTCTGTTCTCTGATGGTAATTGAGATTTTGACAgaatctacaaagaaaaaaacgGGGGAGTTCATTAAATGCAAAAGTACCTTTACTCTTAAGTTACACCTTCTCAAAattagtacattaaaaaataagaagatataTTGTATTATTTGCCAAAAAAACATAATGGGAATAATCTCCCTAATCATTATTAGGGTTTATCAAGTTAACTGACTTTCCtcctaatattttttctttttttttttttttttttttgagagccagGGAGCATGTAAGTGGGAAGAGGGGcaaggggtggggtggtggggtagggaggaagagagaggaagagagaggaagagagagaaagagagagagagagagagaaagagagagagagaatcttaagcaggctccatgctcagcatggacctcaatgtggggctcaataccacaagcctgagcctaaatcaagagtcagacgctcaactcactgagccacccaggcactcctacctCTTAATATTCTTATTAGGACATGGTATATGGCAAGATCTTGGTGCAGCCAAAAtgcaaaataagcaaattaagGAATGCCAATATGGTATAACCAAGTATGCTATCCTTGGCGGGGAGAGGGGGCCCTCAAAATTTCAACTTCAGAAGGGACTATAAAAAGTCACATATTCAATGTGTTTGAATTCTTTCATTGAGGAAGAATTCAGGATTTCCTAAGGCAGCTCTACCAACTTAAAATTGTTCTTTCATATGTTAGGCACACAGTATCTACCACAGgtcctgctttcttctttatgTGCATGTAGAACAAATCAAATCTAATCTCTCTTCCACAGAAAAAGCCCTTCAAATATCTGATAATCCCAATCATATGTAATGCCAGGTTCAACATCTCCAGTTTCTTTAACCATTCCTTCTATGATACACACATTATCCTGCTTACTCTGAAATTCTTCTGCATGAGAGTCATTCATAAGTGAGTATAATTACTTCAAAAAGACCTAGATTATACTACTACTAATATAACCTTAGATTgcagttttctaatttttagttGACAGCTTTAAATTATCCTTATTCATCCTTGCTGTTAATAGGTAAATCTCCCATAATATATAGAGGAATATtgtattcttattaaaatttcacTCTCAATTTGACCCATTGTGCCAATCCATTCAGATTTTTTAGAATCTTGATTATATTTTCCAGCAGACTGACTAACCCTTCAAACTTCAAATTTATAAACTACATGACAAACATACCTTCCAGATAttcatagaagttttatttttaacctttatttatttttttgagacagagagagacagagcatgaatgggggagggtcagagacagagggagacacagaatccgaaacaggctctaggctctgagctgtcggcacagagcccgacgcggggctcggactcacagactgtgagatcatgacctgagccaaagtcacatgctcaaccgactgagccacccaggcgccccaagatattcacagaagttttaaagtttGACCAGGATAAGGTGAAGAACACAGCCCAGTATCAGATCCTGTTAGAgatcatcatttaaaaagttacttttagCATATTTTGCCTTCTTGTTCAAGAGACTACAAGCGATTCTCAAAAACCGTAAAGCCCAGCCAGACATGTCTATCACACTTGTATAACCTAAAAGTCCGGGAACCCTGTGAAGAAATGAGTTTTAATTTGCGAACTATTAGGACACTCTGCTAAGAGTTCAAGAGGTCATTTCTATTCTGCACAGGAACAGTTGCTTACCTGTTGACATGCAAATCACATCACTTCTCTGGGAAATCAACTGCTTCATTTGACAAAGACTGCTGTCTACCCAGTACCTACTTTTCCTTCCACAATAAAACTGTGCTTTTAATGAGATGCTTTTAAGGAGGTAGCAAAGTacccactaaaaaagaaaaatttcctagTCTGCCTTCCAACAGGGATGCAAAAAGAAGTGGTTGGGTCTTAGCAGTCTCGTTAAAAACTTACTCAGGCAGGCATCCTATTTGCCCTTCCCATCTTCCCCCTACTTCCTCCTGCCTGGAACTTGCATCTAATATTTAGCGCTTCAAGAGCCATATTAGACTCCAATGTGACTTTAAGGATGGAAGCCATGCACCAAGGATGATACAGAAGATAGAAGGAGCCTAAGTTATTAATTCATGAAGCATACACCAGTCTTAAACAGCTTACTCCACTTTTTTTGTAAGACAAATAAacgtcggggcacctgggtggctcagtcggttgagcgtccaacttcggctcgggtcatgttctcacggcctgtgagttcgagccccatgtcgggctttgtgctgacagctcagagcctggagtctgcttcggattctgtgtctccctctctcgctgtgcccctccctcattcatgctctgtctctctctcaagaataaataaaacatttaaaaaaaaatttttttttaaataaaaagacaaataaacctCTATTAATTAACCTCAAGATAGGCATCTAATTCACTGTTATTTAGGCTTTCTGTTTTATGCAGCTAAACCTACCCCTAAGACTCCTGAAGATCCTTGCCAACACCAGATCTATACCAAGTGTCAGCAAATTTTTTCTGTAAGAatcagacagtaaatattttaggctttgtaagCAACCACTCAAATGTGCTGtcgtagcacaaaagcagccatacacaataatgtaaacaaatgaaaggagttctgttccaataaaaccttatttagaaaaacatcaacaacaaaaaacaaaaacaagcagcaAATCAGATTTGACCTGCAGGCCACAGTTTTTTAACCCAATCtatacagataaataaaattagatcttTTCACAATTTCAGAATTTAATTTGTGGTGACTATGAGTTAACTCAGAATAAACAGAAGTAGCAGGCATGAATAATAAATCCAATTTCTTAATAAATCAAGATAGTCATATTACTTTTAAGTAAGAGTAACTgaacatttcacaatatataatgatatgttacttttattttttatttttcatttttttaagagtgtgcatatgtgtgtgcaagtgaggggggatgggaggagagggagaatttcaagcagactccatgagcccaatgcagggttcaatcccacaaccttgggatcatgacctgagccaaaatcaagagtcagatgctcaactgacagagtcacccaggggccccatgttacatatttgttttttgctaaaattccacttctaggaatttggTCCTAGTAAAAACCATAGAATTACACAGATATACTTATAAAATGTAGAATTCTTAATGATATGAGTAATTACctatgacattatttttttttttaaaagccataatgCAAAAGTATGGGCAATATGATCCCAATTTTAATAGATCCAGATAGCCAGACAGAtgtgtctatgttcatgagagagaTCAATCTGTCGTTTCTTAAATAATCTTTGTCTaattttggtattagggtaacaCTGGCCTGGCAGAATGAGTTAGAAAGTACTCCCTCTGGTTCTATACTCCAAAGAGActatagaattaaaataatttcttccttaattaaACTTTTGGCAGCTTTTACCAGTGAACTTATCTGGGCCTGGCGCTTTCTATTTTGGAAAGTTATTAATTATTGGTTCAattaagaaattgaattggttcaAGAAACTGAATTGATTcaattaataaattaagaaattgaACCAATAATTAATAACTTTCCAAATGAGAAGCTTACTCAGGTTGTCTATTGCCAAACAGATGTATGCCAAAATGTTAaactgtggtttttaattttctttgtatttttatgtattttctaagttttataaaataaatattatatcataatcatgatattatatcataatcattatatcataatcattatatcataatcatttattttagaaaaaccttttttttaatgtttatttatttttgagatagagagacagagtgtgagtgagcaaggggtagagacagagggagacacagaatccgaagcaggctcaggccctgagctgtcagcacagagcccaacgtggggctcaaactcacaaaccgggagatcatcacctgagctgaagtcagacgcttaacagactgagccacccaggtgccccccacaaaaaaaacctttaagtTGGCCATATCTAATTACTACAATTTGGTCAAACAAGACATAAAAAAGGTTATAAATCAcaagctcaaaatatttttaaacagtaagaaaatacCACAATTTCTAAACCAAGACAGTGCAGATTCTTTTCCTGGGAAGCAAATACTGTTTATACAACATACCTGGACAAGAAATGCTTCAGGGTCTCTTTGTGTTCCTTTCATTCCTAGGAGAGTGGAGAAAGTCACTTTGATGTTGAAGTCTTCTCCCACTTCAACAGCAAGCCCTTTTTGCTTTTCAGCAGCAATAAATGCACTCAGAAGTCTAGAATACTCTTTGAGATTAGTATAGGAGAATTTATATAGGGGAGTTAAACTATATAAAGTCCATTGTTTATGCAGAAGAAATGCAAACTTTTGAGGATCATTATCTTCCTAGAGAGAAAAAACAATCAAGACAACAGTAGTTTAAGAATTAGGAAACATTAGTAAATAAGAATTTaatcaaagaattttaaatatttactacaAATCTGTGTACCTGATCTTTACATTCCAACCAAACTGGAGTCTGCAGGACTCTGAAGATCCCTGAACAGGGCTTTTCATTCACTGTACCTTCCCTCTGGAATGCTCTCCACACATGTGTTCACATGGCATGTTCCCTTCCTTCACTCAGTTTTGTCCAAATGTCACTCAAGAGGCCACCCTATGTAAAGTTGCACCTGCACCCACTCCAATTTTGTCACTCTGTATCTCCTTAACATGCTTTATTACTATCTGGTATTATATGTTTGTGTgatttttattgtctgtcttccctgcTAGAGTATGAGTTTGAAGAGAACAGGGATTTTTGTCGATTTATTCAGCGCTACATCTCTAGCACCTAGAACACTGCCATCCTAGAACAGttgttcaatatatatttattggatgaacatttaaaaacttagattatagatttaaaaaatagtaactatTCCTGGGGCATCAAATTTGATTCATGTTAATTatgtaattgttttaaatgtttagcaGTAAATCCATTCTATGACCCAATGTCAAATTCAGTCgatcaaataaaaaaacacttaGTATTTCTGCCATGCTCTAAGAGAACCACAGGtaccatcaaaaacaaaaacacttctgCAGCACGTGAGTAGCTCATTCCATTAAGTagctgagtcttgatttcagttcaggtcatgatctcgcagtttgtgagttcaagtcccatgtctggTTTGTACTGGCAGCacagaccttgcttgggattctcctctccctctctctctgcccctccccagtgcacACGCTTGTGtgcgttccctctctctcaaaataaataaataggggcatctgagtagctcagttggttaagcgtccaactttggctcaggtcatgatctcacgggtggtgagtttgagccccgcatggggctctgtgctgacagctcagagcctgctttggattctgtatcgccttctctctctgttcctcccctgctcactctgtctctctctcaaaaaatgaaggttaaaaatttttttttaataaataaataaataaacttaaaaaacaacaacaacaacaacaacacatccTTCACATTGGTTCTATGGCATTATTGAGGGCCTTCACATACACCCCCGTACAGGTCCCTACTTTTATCCTGAATTGTTCTATAAAATTCATACTTCCTGACATAGTTTTACAGCTCCAACTATCTtttggaactttcttttttttaaaaaaaattttttttttcaacgtttatttatttttgggacagagagagacagagcatgaacgggggaggggcagaaagagaaggagacacagaatcggaaacaggctccaggctctgagccatcagcccagagcctgacgcggggctcgaactcacggaccgcgagatcgtgacctggctgaagtcggacgcttaaccgactgcgccacccaggcgccccggaacttTCATTACAGTTGTccatttgacaaaaatatttgttttgactACAGTATTCATGGAAATTTGTATAAAACTTTTATAAGTTATAAACTTTTTTCTTATAACTGTCAAAAGGTACAGCAAAACTATTTGCATGATAGAAAATTTATATGATACAAAATTATTTGTATGATAAGGAAGCACTGAATTGGACATCCCaatccttttgtctttttaaatgtttatttatttttgagagagagagaaagaaagcatgagcaggggaacagcggagagagaaggagacagagaatcccaagcaagattctgttaatagcacagagcccgaggcagggctcaaactcatgaagtgtgagatcatgacctgagccaaaatcaagagttggacacttaaccaactgagccacccaggtacccctggataTCCCAATctttaatttatatacaatttctGTTCTATGGTTAAGAACCATCACTTTCATCACCATCGCTAGTAATTTAAGAAACTTTtcagaaagaagcaaaaatgttCTCATATCCCAAAAGACATGAGGCACACAACACTGACAAGAAAAGATTACAGGGAAGGTGTGGGGGACTGATTCGCCAGACTCTGCTAAGTTCCTCAAAACCACACATCAAACCTGCACTAACTAGGGTTTTAGTTCATGTTCCAGCGAAAtcacaaattactaatattatAAACCTTCAGAATTGTTTATGAGTCATCAGAGTTATGAGTTCTTATAACTCATAACTGATTATGGAATCAGGCAAAAATTATCAATGGATATTAAGTGCAAGGGGAAATTTTGATAAGAACAGAATGTTTACATTATCCTAAAGTGTCTCCCCACAGACTGCTTATCAGATGCAGAGGGGAATAAAACAGTAACCACTGGGCAGCACCTTGACAGGATGATCACAACTGATCACCTATGTGCTACCAGATGTTATCCCCAAGGACAACAGCATCTACGCTGTATTCCAGTCAAGAATACAGAACTTCAATCTAGTCACGAGGAAATGTCAAATACAAAACGAagaatattctatttaaaaaggaTAAGGGAGGAAACTACATTCTTCAAAACGTTAACgtcataaaagacaaatactgtggaAATGCTGGAGATTAAAAGATataacaggggagcctgggtggctcagtcggttaagcatccaactactgattttggctcaggtcatgcatgatctcacagtgtgtgagaccaagccccatgtcaggctctgtgctgacagcacaaagcccacttgggattctttctcccttctctctgctccccgcccTCCACCGCCGTCCCACTTGTACCTGCGCTCTTAtgtacacaaaataaacttttttaaaaaagacttaacaGAGGTGGTATTGATGGTGTGAGTAACTACTTTCACTACTTCTCACTATCTCACAAATATTTTTCACTATTTCTCATTTATTATCTGAGAGATTTAAGGAGATactaaaaataccattaaaaggtaataaaaagcaaaatttattcaCAAATGTTCTCAATTATTGAGTAACATGAAGGAACACAAAAAGCATACCTGTAATTGTGAACACTGAGGAATTTTCCTTCGAGGTGGAGTCGGGACAAATGAAGCCTGCTTCCTGACTGATTCTAATCGTTTCCAC
This genomic interval from Prionailurus viverrinus isolate Anna chromosome F1, UM_Priviv_1.0, whole genome shotgun sequence contains the following:
- the CENPL gene encoding centromere protein L, whose product is MDPYDTPESTPRHGASSRLKDYFIGATPLWKRLESVRKQASFVPTPPRRKIPQCSQLQEDNDPQKFAFLLHKQWTLYSLTPLYKFSYTNLKEYSRLLSAFIAAEKQKGLAVEVGEDFNIKVTFSTLLGMKGTQRDPEAFLVQILSKSQLPSENRGQKVLWTGWFCCVFGDSLLETVPEDFTCVPLFLANGAETNTAIVGTWFQETFDCHFSSLAINAFNLSWMAAMWTACKMDQYMATTEFLWSVPCSPQSLDISYAIHPEDAKALWDSVHKTPGEVTQEEVDLFMDCLYSHFHRHFKIHLSATRLVRVSTSVASAHTDGKIKILCHKYLIGILAYLTELAIFQID